A stretch of the Panthera uncia isolate 11264 chromosome D1, Puncia_PCG_1.0, whole genome shotgun sequence genome encodes the following:
- the TCN1 gene encoding transcobalamin-1: MRQSHQLPLLGLLLFSLIPRQLCEICEVSKNNYADLNPLINTMINSKYTKGIQAANVLLSLRLGGILNQCQEQQLIQQVKLTVYYKDSTLTSGQLALAILALGACKMPDETSIRYPKLVKKLRNKFKAEIKNMGKHNGNPLTNYYQLSLDVLALCLFRGKFSITKVAKIFEPENKNFYFKGQFSVDTGAMAVLALTCVKNITNGKKKTDMENLNNINNHIKSLIEKILSQKKENGLLGNIYSTGEAMQALFVSSDYYNESKWDCQQTLDTVIMEIHKGAFRMPTAAAQILPALMGKTYLNVNKDSPCVYGPGDFNISTVEPITVTPPLSPSQIQVNYSVVIIKETHSTTVSVANGSVFLDVMEAAQKKNATLFSFTVEERSWGPYITSVQGLTANNNNRTFWELLNNGQPLDQGVGSYIVHEGDNLEVRWSTY, translated from the exons ATGAGACAATCCCACCAGCTGCCCCTACTGGGGCTCCTATTGTTTTCTCTTATTCCAAGACAACTATGTGAGATCTGTG AGGTAAGCAAAAACAACTATGCTGATCTAAACCCTCTGATAAACACAATGATCAATTCAAAATATACCAAAGGAATCCAAGCTGCCAATGTCCTGTTGTCCCTCAGACTTGGTGGGATCCTGAACCAATGCCAAGAACAACAGCTGATCCAACAAGTCAAACTCACTGTGTATTATAAAG ATTCAACTTTAACCTCGGGACAGCTTGCCTTGGCTATACTGGCTTTGGGAGCATGCAAAATGCCTGATGAAACATCTATACGTTATCCTAAACTGGtcaaaaaacttagaaataaattcaaagcagaaattaaaaatatgg GGAAACACAATGGTAATCCACTGACTAACTACTATCAGCTCAGCCTGGATGTTTTGGCCTTATGTCTGTTCAGGGGAAAATTTTCAATCACCAAAGTTGCTAAAATCTTCgaacctgaaaataaaaatttctattttaagggACAGTTCTCAGTAG ATACTGGTGCAATGGCCGTCTTGGCTCTGACCTGTGTGAAGAATATaacaaatgggaagaaaaaaacagatatggAGAACTTAAATAATATCAATAATCATATAAAGTCACTGATAGAGAAGATTCTttctcagaaaaaagaaaatggtctcCTTGGAAACATATATAGTACAGGAGAAGCTATGCAG GCTCTCTTTGTCTCATCAGACTATTACAATGAAAGTAAATGGGATTGCCAACAAACTCTGGACACAGTGATCATGGAAATTCATAAAGGAGCGTTCCGTATGCCAACTGCTGCAGCTCAAATCTTACCCGCCCTGATGGGAAAGACCTACTTGAATGTTAACAAAGACTCTCCTTGTGTCTATGGCCCAG GTGACTTCAACATCTCCACTGTGGAGCCTATAACAGTGACACCTCCTCTGTCACCCTCACAAATCCAAGTGAATTATTCTGTGGTAATAATCAAGGAAACACATTCCACCACGGTCTCTGTAGCAAATGGCTCTGTCTTCCTAGATGTGATGGAAgcagctcagaaaaaaaatgcaactctATTTAG TTTCACAGTGGAGGAGAGATCATGGGGCCCCTACATCACCTCTGTTCAGGGCTTAACAGCCAACAATAACAACAGAACCTTCTGGGAGCTCCTGAATAACGGCCAACCGCTGGATCAAG GAGTTGGTAGTTACATTGTGCATGAGGGAGATAATTTGGAGGTTCGTTGGAGCACATATTAA
- the CBLIF gene encoding cobalamin binding intrinsic factor isoform X2: MAWYILYLLNLLWAVAGTSTQTQGSCSVPPAQQPLVNGIQVLMENSVTSSAFPNPSILIAMNLAGAYNVEAQKLLTYKLMANDIADLTIGQLALTVMALTSSCRDPGNKVSILHRQMENWAPSSPNAQSSTFYGPSLAVLALCQKNPETTLPIAVRFAKILLANSSPFNMDTGAMVTLALTCMYNKIPVGSEEGYRSLFGQVLEDVAENISMRIKDNGIIGDIYSTGLAMQALSVTPKHPPKKWNCKKTMDTILKEIELGKFHNPMSIAQILPSLKGKTYLDVPHVSCIPGHEGQPTLPNQTNPAPTSASNITVIYTINNQLRGVELHFNETINVSVKAGSVLLVVLEEAQRRSSMFKFETTMTSWGLVVSSINNIAENVHHRTYWQFLSGKTPLDEGVADYIPFNHEHITANFTRY, from the exons ATGGCCTGGTACATCCTCTACCTCCTGAACCTTCTCTGGGCTGTGGCTGGGACCAGCACCCAAACCCAGGGCTCATGTT CTGTCCCCCCAGCACAGCAGCCCTTGGTTAATGGCATACAAGTGCTCATGGAGAACTCTGTGACCAGCTCAGCCTTCCCAAACCCCAGCATCCTGATCGCCATGAATCTAGCCGGAGCCTACAATGTGGAGGCCCAGAAGCTCCTGACTTACAAGCTCATGGCCAATGACATAGCCG ACCTGACCATTGGCCAGCTCGCCCTTACTGTCATggccctcacctcctcctgccGAGACCCTGGGAATAAAGTTTCGATTCTACACAGACAAATGGAAAACTGGGCTCCTTCAA gCCCCAATGCTCAGTCTTCGACCTTCTACGGGCCCAGTCTGGCAGTCCTGGCACTGTGCCAGAAGAACCCTGAGACAACCTTACCCATAGCAGTCCGCTTTGCCAAGATCCTGCTGGCCAATTCCTCCCCCTTCAACATGG ACACGGGAGCAATGGTGACCTTGGCTCTGACTTGTATGTACAACAAGATCCCAGTAGGTTCAGAGGAAGGTTACAGAAGTCTGTTTGGTCAGGTACTAGAGGACGTCGCAGAGAATATTAGCATGAGGATCAAAGACAATGGCATCATTGGAGACATCTACAGTACTGGCCTTGCCATGCAG gcTCTCTCCGTGACACCTAAGCACCCTCCCAAGAAGTGGAACTGCAAGAAGACCATGGACACAATACTTAAGGAGATTGAGCTGGGGAAATTCCACAATCCCATGTCCATTGCCCAAATCCTCCCTTCCCTGAAAGGCAAGACATACCTAGATGTGCCCCATGTGTCATGTATCCCTG GTCATGAAGGGCAACCAACCCTCCCCAACCAAACCAACCCTGCTCCCACCTCAGCATCCAACATCACCGTCATATACACCATCAATAACCAGCTGAGGGGGGTGGAGCTGCACTTCAATGAGACCATCAATGTCAGTGTGAAAGCTGGATCGGTGCTACTTGTTGTCCTAGAGGAAGCCCAGCGCAGAAGCTCCATGTTCAA ATTTGAAACCACAATGACATCTTGGGGCCTTGTTGTCTCCTCCATCAATAATATTGCTGAAAATGTTCATCATAGGACCTACTGGCAATTCCTTAGTGGCAAAACACCTTTGGATGAag GCGTTGCTGACTACATACCCTTCAACCATGAGCACATCACAGCCAATTTCACACGGTACTAA
- the CBLIF gene encoding cobalamin binding intrinsic factor isoform X1, giving the protein MENSVTSSAFPNPSILIAMNLAGAYNVEAQKLLTYKLMANDIADLTIGQLALTVMALTSSCRDPGNKVSILHRQMENWAPSSPNAQSSTFYGPSLAVLALCQKNPETTLPIAVRFAKILLANSSPFNMDTGAMVTLALTCMYNKIPVGSEEGYRSLFGQVLEDVAENISMRIKDNGIIGDIYSTGLAMQALSVTPKHPPKKWNCKKTMDTILKEIELGKFHNPMSIAQILPSLKGKTYLDVPHVSCIPGHEGQPTLPNQTNPAPTSASNITVIYTINNQLRGVELHFNETINVSVKAGSVLLVVLEEAQRRSSMFKFETTMTSWGLVVSSINNIAENVHHRTYWQFLSGKTPLDEGVADYIPFNHEHITANFTRY; this is encoded by the exons ATGGAGAACTCTGTGACCAGCTCAGCCTTCCCAAACCCCAGCATCCTGATCGCCATGAATCTAGCCGGAGCCTACAATGTGGAGGCCCAGAAGCTCCTGACTTACAAGCTCATGGCCAATGACATAGCCG ACCTGACCATTGGCCAGCTCGCCCTTACTGTCATggccctcacctcctcctgccGAGACCCTGGGAATAAAGTTTCGATTCTACACAGACAAATGGAAAACTGGGCTCCTTCAA gCCCCAATGCTCAGTCTTCGACCTTCTACGGGCCCAGTCTGGCAGTCCTGGCACTGTGCCAGAAGAACCCTGAGACAACCTTACCCATAGCAGTCCGCTTTGCCAAGATCCTGCTGGCCAATTCCTCCCCCTTCAACATGG ACACGGGAGCAATGGTGACCTTGGCTCTGACTTGTATGTACAACAAGATCCCAGTAGGTTCAGAGGAAGGTTACAGAAGTCTGTTTGGTCAGGTACTAGAGGACGTCGCAGAGAATATTAGCATGAGGATCAAAGACAATGGCATCATTGGAGACATCTACAGTACTGGCCTTGCCATGCAG gcTCTCTCCGTGACACCTAAGCACCCTCCCAAGAAGTGGAACTGCAAGAAGACCATGGACACAATACTTAAGGAGATTGAGCTGGGGAAATTCCACAATCCCATGTCCATTGCCCAAATCCTCCCTTCCCTGAAAGGCAAGACATACCTAGATGTGCCCCATGTGTCATGTATCCCTG GTCATGAAGGGCAACCAACCCTCCCCAACCAAACCAACCCTGCTCCCACCTCAGCATCCAACATCACCGTCATATACACCATCAATAACCAGCTGAGGGGGGTGGAGCTGCACTTCAATGAGACCATCAATGTCAGTGTGAAAGCTGGATCGGTGCTACTTGTTGTCCTAGAGGAAGCCCAGCGCAGAAGCTCCATGTTCAA ATTTGAAACCACAATGACATCTTGGGGCCTTGTTGTCTCCTCCATCAATAATATTGCTGAAAATGTTCATCATAGGACCTACTGGCAATTCCTTAGTGGCAAAACACCTTTGGATGAag GCGTTGCTGACTACATACCCTTCAACCATGAGCACATCACAGCCAATTTCACACGGTACTAA